The Fischerella sp. PCC 9605 genome contains a region encoding:
- a CDS encoding formylglycine-generating enzyme family protein, which yields MNNYKLFLRFISLLICMLAIAILSLSPGAIAATSKSTDSSCPEGMVLIPGGTFKIGSDDPGFVEERSAEDVKISSFCIDKYEITNAKFAEFVKATGYVTVAERPLSKEQFPDLPDEQRQPGSLVFKPPEEGAKQVAYLSWWYWVPGANWQHPFGPDSDIKGKENYPVVHIAYEDAIAYAKWAGKSLPTEAQWEYAARGGLDGKIYAWGDQYSEKKANTWQGIFPFFNTKADGYIGTAPVGSFAANGYGLYDITGNVWEWTSDWFSIGHDSQAHSTNPTGPSQDKSFDPKKPQDGALHVVKGGSYLCAKNYCSRYRPAARESQAPDTGTTHIGFRLVKSIV from the coding sequence ATGAATAATTACAAGCTCTTTTTGAGATTTATCTCGCTATTAATTTGTATGTTGGCGATCGCTATTTTGTCGCTCAGCCCAGGTGCGATTGCGGCTACATCAAAATCTACCGACTCATCTTGCCCAGAAGGCATGGTTTTGATCCCTGGAGGTACTTTCAAAATAGGTTCGGACGATCCTGGTTTTGTCGAAGAGCGATCGGCTGAAGATGTGAAAATTAGTAGCTTCTGCATAGACAAATACGAGATAACTAACGCCAAATTTGCCGAATTTGTGAAAGCAACAGGATATGTAACAGTCGCGGAGCGTCCCTTATCTAAAGAACAGTTTCCAGACTTACCAGATGAACAACGTCAACCAGGTTCCCTAGTATTTAAGCCACCAGAAGAAGGAGCCAAGCAAGTAGCTTACCTCAGTTGGTGGTATTGGGTTCCGGGTGCTAATTGGCAGCATCCCTTTGGCCCCGACAGCGATATCAAAGGTAAAGAAAACTACCCTGTGGTTCACATTGCCTACGAAGATGCGATCGCCTATGCCAAATGGGCGGGTAAATCATTACCTACAGAGGCTCAGTGGGAATACGCGGCTCGTGGCGGCTTGGATGGCAAAATCTATGCCTGGGGTGATCAGTATTCTGAAAAAAAAGCTAATACTTGGCAGGGAATCTTTCCATTTTTCAACACGAAAGCAGATGGATATATTGGTACAGCTCCCGTTGGTTCCTTTGCAGCCAATGGTTACGGACTGTACGACATTACTGGCAATGTCTGGGAGTGGACTTCTGACTGGTTCAGCATTGGACATGATAGCCAAGCTCACAGTACCAATCCTACTGGCCCAAGCCAGGATAAAAGTTTTGACCCGAAAAAACCCCAAGACGGAGCCTTGCATGTAGTCAAAGGTGGTTCTTATTTGTGTGCTAAGAACTATTGCAGCCGCTACCGTCCGGCGGCGCGGGAGTCACAAGCCCCGGATACAGGAACTACTCATATTGGGTTTCGCTTGGTCAAGAGCATTGTCTGA
- a CDS encoding 5'-nucleotidase C-terminal domain-containing protein, whose product MKSRRIICVSRRKFLEGTLLTGAIATLEPLQSLTLTENRKVFTILHTNDMHSNLLGVGPVSDYSPMVLENDRTRGGYARLAALIAQRRQEMSRFGPVLTLDAGDSTMGTAAAAATRELGSELQLMARMGYDATTFGNHEFNYGPDGLGKAIAKAANAGFVPTILATNTRLDAQEPRLAELQRLAKAEVIRPYKVIDRGGIRFGIIGLIGYDASKYAIDPGGVKFDDPKETAKRLVDTLRNKEKVDVVIALQHGGMNENDDGTFTTGEDVELLKAVPGIDLVVGGHTHTYLKKAVLVDGRPVVQTGKYGEYLGELVIGVESGKPQLVSYRLIPVEDNIKGDSLIQKEVERFLDRASAVIFAPRGYKVTQPLVVISEDWTNDYNNIEAGTPLANVVTDAVRKATNADIGFTANGLIRAGLTKGRSGVQTVYDIFAISPLGGGIVDTTAGSALVQTYFTGKELKTILEFFLVDDPHHPGEFFPRVSGMRFRYNPARPKFDVVTAIELGDIEKGYRPIDISANGTKLYSFACNLFAGVIIAVIPKYTKGKLQLVPKKQDGSAIATVKKALISPLRERYLINVAGGEDLVAQGNVLDHEYTIHRNHNQVAEVSKRWFRIRDTYGVEVEPGEDDILILESTAVIDVLANPEERLH is encoded by the coding sequence ATGAAATCTAGACGAATTATCTGTGTTTCAAGGCGTAAATTTTTGGAGGGGACACTCTTGACAGGTGCGATTGCAACTTTGGAACCTTTACAATCTCTCACCCTGACTGAGAATCGCAAAGTTTTCACTATCCTTCATACCAATGACATGCACTCCAACCTTTTAGGAGTGGGCCCAGTCAGTGATTATTCACCGATGGTGCTTGAGAACGATCGAACCCGAGGTGGCTATGCACGTCTAGCAGCATTAATTGCCCAACGACGCCAGGAAATGAGTCGTTTCGGCCCAGTTTTAACCCTTGACGCTGGGGATTCCACGATGGGGACTGCGGCGGCGGCGGCTACCCGCGAACTCGGCTCAGAACTGCAATTGATGGCACGTATGGGCTATGATGCTACAACTTTTGGCAATCACGAGTTCAACTACGGCCCTGATGGACTAGGGAAAGCGATCGCCAAAGCAGCAAATGCGGGTTTCGTGCCAACCATACTAGCTACCAACACCCGACTTGATGCCCAAGAACCTCGTCTTGCAGAACTGCAACGCCTAGCAAAAGCAGAAGTGATCCGTCCTTACAAGGTGATTGATCGGGGGGGAATTCGCTTCGGTATTATTGGATTGATCGGATACGATGCCTCGAAATACGCAATTGATCCTGGCGGTGTTAAATTCGACGACCCCAAGGAAACCGCAAAACGTCTAGTTGACACCCTGCGTAACAAAGAAAAGGTAGATGTCGTCATTGCGCTTCAACATGGCGGCATGAACGAAAATGATGATGGCACTTTCACTACAGGCGAGGACGTAGAATTACTGAAAGCAGTGCCTGGAATTGATTTAGTGGTTGGGGGACATACTCACACATATCTCAAAAAAGCAGTGCTGGTAGACGGTAGACCTGTTGTCCAGACTGGAAAATATGGCGAATATCTGGGTGAATTGGTGATAGGGGTGGAATCAGGAAAACCACAGTTGGTATCCTACCGATTGATTCCAGTTGAAGACAACATCAAAGGTGATAGCTTGATTCAGAAAGAAGTCGAGCGGTTTCTAGATCGGGCAAGTGCGGTTATCTTTGCTCCACGCGGGTATAAAGTGACTCAACCCTTAGTAGTTATCTCTGAGGATTGGACAAATGATTACAACAATATTGAGGCGGGAACACCCCTTGCCAATGTCGTAACTGATGCTGTTCGCAAGGCGACTAATGCAGATATTGGATTCACAGCCAACGGCTTGATTCGTGCGGGACTGACTAAAGGTCGTTCTGGAGTGCAGACGGTCTACGATATCTTTGCTATATCCCCACTGGGAGGGGGTATCGTTGATACTACTGCCGGTAGCGCACTGGTACAAACTTACTTTACAGGTAAAGAACTCAAGACTATCTTGGAATTTTTCTTGGTTGACGATCCACACCATCCCGGTGAATTTTTCCCGCGTGTTTCGGGGATGCGCTTTCGATACAATCCAGCTCGACCAAAGTTTGATGTTGTCACGGCGATTGAATTGGGAGATATAGAAAAAGGTTATCGTCCCATTGATATTTCTGCTAATGGAACTAAGTTATACAGTTTCGCTTGCAATCTTTTTGCAGGGGTAATAATCGCGGTGATACCCAAGTATACCAAAGGTAAATTACAACTCGTCCCTAAAAAGCAAGATGGGAGTGCGATCGCCACGGTCAAAAAGGCTTTAATTTCACCTCTGCGAGAGCGTTACTTAATTAATGTCGCAGGTGGGGAAGATTTAGTCGCTCAAGGCAATGTTTTAGACCACGAATACACCATCCATCGCAACCACAATCAAGTTGCGGAAGTATCAAAAAGATGGTTTCGTATCCGAGATACTTACGGAGTTGAGGTTGAACCAGGAGAAGACGACATCTTGATTTTGGAAAGTACTGCGGTGATTGATGTGCTGGCTAACCCGGAAGAACGTCTTCACTAA
- a CDS encoding arylsulfatase translates to MKVLSVQAKYDYRRLQFLRAAKIIGVTILFVLSNLFSSGIALAANYPSYGSYRSVNPTVPTPTVTTAPGITPTPGVTTAPTTAPTSVVAAKPTKPNIVVIWGDDIGQSDISAFTKGLMGFRTPNIDRIANEGMLFTDYYSEQSCTAGRSAFITGQSVFRTGLSKVGMPGADLGLRPEDPTIAEVLKPLGYATGQFGKNHLGDKDEFLPTNHGFDEFYGNLYHLNAEEEPELPDYPNPKDFPDFKKRYGPRGVIHSFADGRIEDTGPLTTKRMETIDDDVANRSVNFIEQQVEAGKPFFVWTNFTHMHFRTHTKPESVGQAGRWQSPYHDTMIDHDKNVGQILDALDELGIADNTIVVYGTDNGPHMNSWPDAAMTPFRSEKDTGWEGAFRTPFMVRWPGHIKPGTVSNEIMSNLDWMPTLVAAAGEADIKDKLLKGYRIGKKSFKVHLDGYNFLPYLTGQEEHSPRKEFFYFSDDGDLLALRYDNWKMHFAQQREPGTLALWGEPFVKTRIAWLYNLRTDPYERASITSNTYWDWYLNHVFLLLPAQKFVADFLSTFKEFPPRQKAASFTIDQILEQLQTPAGAS, encoded by the coding sequence TTGAAGGTTTTATCTGTTCAAGCGAAGTATGATTACCGCCGACTGCAATTTCTCCGTGCTGCCAAAATAATTGGAGTGACAATTCTTTTTGTGTTGTCAAACTTATTTAGCAGCGGTATTGCCCTAGCGGCTAATTATCCGTCCTACGGTTCTTATAGATCGGTTAATCCAACAGTTCCAACGCCTACAGTAACTACAGCGCCTGGGATAACTCCAACACCGGGAGTGACTACAGCACCAACAACGGCTCCAACATCTGTAGTAGCAGCAAAGCCGACTAAGCCTAACATTGTTGTCATCTGGGGTGACGACATTGGACAAAGCGATATCAGCGCTTTTACCAAAGGTCTGATGGGATTCCGCACCCCCAACATCGATCGCATTGCGAATGAAGGTATGCTCTTTACTGACTATTACAGTGAGCAGAGCTGTACCGCTGGTCGCTCAGCCTTTATAACAGGGCAGAGTGTCTTTCGCACAGGTCTTAGTAAGGTAGGAATGCCTGGTGCTGACCTTGGCTTGCGACCAGAAGACCCAACCATTGCTGAGGTGCTGAAACCCTTAGGCTACGCTACTGGACAGTTTGGTAAGAATCACCTGGGGGACAAGGACGAATTTTTGCCTACTAACCACGGCTTTGATGAATTCTACGGCAACCTCTACCACTTGAACGCTGAAGAGGAACCAGAACTCCCGGATTACCCGAATCCAAAAGACTTTCCTGACTTCAAAAAGAGGTACGGGCCTCGCGGTGTCATCCACAGCTTTGCCGATGGTCGTATCGAAGACACTGGGCCGCTGACTACCAAGCGTATGGAGACCATCGATGACGACGTTGCGAACCGATCGGTCAACTTTATCGAACAGCAGGTCGAAGCAGGCAAGCCCTTTTTCGTGTGGACGAACTTCACTCATATGCATTTCCGTACCCACACCAAGCCAGAGAGTGTGGGACAGGCTGGACGCTGGCAGTCCCCTTACCATGACACCATGATCGACCATGATAAGAACGTTGGTCAGATCCTTGATGCGCTAGATGAGCTAGGCATTGCTGACAACACCATCGTGGTTTACGGTACCGACAACGGCCCGCACATGAATTCTTGGCCTGATGCTGCCATGACTCCCTTCCGCAGCGAGAAGGACACTGGTTGGGAGGGTGCATTCCGCACTCCTTTCATGGTGCGCTGGCCTGGACATATTAAGCCTGGTACAGTTTCCAACGAAATCATGTCAAATCTTGACTGGATGCCAACCCTGGTAGCAGCGGCTGGTGAAGCCGACATTAAAGACAAACTGCTCAAAGGCTATAGGATAGGCAAGAAAAGCTTCAAAGTTCATCTCGACGGCTACAATTTCTTGCCATATCTGACAGGACAGGAAGAGCATAGCCCCCGAAAAGAGTTCTTCTACTTCTCCGATGATGGCGACTTGCTTGCACTTCGCTACGATAACTGGAAAATGCATTTTGCTCAGCAGCGAGAGCCAGGTACCCTAGCACTCTGGGGTGAGCCGTTCGTGAAGACGCGGATAGCGTGGCTCTACAATCTGCGTACCGACCCCTATGAGAGAGCTAGCATCACTTCTAATACATACTGGGATTGGTATCTAAACCACGTGTTCCTGCTTTTACCAGCTCAGAAATTTGTGGCTGATTTTTTAAGTACCTTTAAGGAATTCCCGCCACGCCAGAAGGCTGCCAGCTTTACCATTGACCAAATATTAGAGCAACTGCAAACCCCTGCCGGGGCTAGTTAA